The DNA sequence AGAAGTATTTAAGATTTTTAAAAAATTTAAAGATATTTTAAATATGAATGGTAGAATTTTTATAACAACCCCAACAAAAATGGCAAAGCCTGTTCTGGAATTTATGACTTTCTTTGGAATTTTTGATAAAGAAAATATGGGTGAGCATAAACACTATTGGAATGAAAAAGATATCCGCTATCTGGCAAAAAAAGCAGGCTTTGCGGTAAAAAAATATAAAAAATTCCAATTTGGATTTAATCAATTGGCTGTTTTTGAGCACAAGTAGTATGGAAGAAAAAGAAATTAAAAATACCATATTTATAGTTACCACCCACATTTTATTTCGCGATATCTATAAACCCAACGAACCTGTGGAGGG is a window from the Patescibacteria group bacterium genome containing:
- a CDS encoding class I SAM-dependent methyltransferase — its product is MIDTSMFLEKYLQNYRFKMAAPYLIGDVLDFGGNNGELKRLVKGKYLVVNYDHSVMKNAHCDTIVSLAVIEHISVKEVFKIFKKFKDILNMNGRIFITTPTKMAKPVLEFMTFFGIFDKENMGEHKHYWNEKDIRYLAKKAGFAVKKYKKFQFGFNQLAVFEHK